The DNA window ATCTTCTTGCGTACCTCAAGCGGCAGTTCGTTCATGGTTTTAATAATTCGGCTCATGCGCTTTCTCGTTGCACGTTCAGTTCCACGCCGCTCCTATCCAAAAATTCCCACCAGCCGGGTGAAAAAGTAAGAATCGGGGAAGCACCTAGTAACTTTTTCTACTGCGCAAGAGTGATTTAGCCACATTTTTCATTTGGCCGATGACTTGCAACAAGTGATGACATGAGGGCGATGAATGGCGATTGAGACCATCCATGACTTATTGATCACTGAAATTCGAGATCTCTACAGTACCGAGCAACAACTCGTCCCGTTGCTCGGAAGGATGGAATCAGCCGCTTGTAACAATCAACTCAGGCTTGCCTTTGCCAAGCACCGGCAGGACACGCTGGAACAAATCGAGCGGCTCGAATCGATTCTGCAGCTCATGAATCTTCGTCACGAAGGAAATTCGTCGCTGGCCATGAACGGATTGATCCTCCGGATGAAAGCCGCTATTGCCGAATCCATGCCCGAATCCGTGAAGGATCTGGCCCTGGTCGCAGCAGCACAGCAAATTGAACACGTGGAGATGTCTGCGTATAGTTCTGCACATATTCTCTCTTACACGCTTGGCTTGGACGAGGTTACGAATCTTCTGCAAGAGAACTTGGAGCAGGAGGAGCAGGCCGACATGATTCTCTCAGAAATCTCCGCAGCCATCCTGGTTGCGGCAGGAAAACCACTGGAGGTTTAAGTGATGCGTAGACTCATCGCACATCTTGCGTTTGTGGCAGCTTTGCCACTCTTTGCACAAACAGCGCAGGATCAAAGCAACAAAAAGCCCGATGTCGAGACCACTCGCAGCATTCGCCGTGAAATTACCAAAACGGAGGGAATGTCGATTGATGCCAAAAACATCAAGATCATTACCAAAGGTGGAGTGGTTACTCTCCGAGGCAGAGTGAAATCTGCGGAAGAGAAAGAAAAGGTTGAAACCATCGCCAGGAAAGACGCGGGCGCGAACACGGTCAACAGCGAACTCGAGATCGCGAAGTAACAAATTTCGAAAAAGGGTAGGAGAACACAATGAGTAAGAATACATCTGTCTATGGGATCTTTCACACACGCGTCGGTGTGGAGAATGCAATCGATCAGCTTCGGGCGCATGGCTTCCGTTCCGCCGATATCTCGGTCCTGATGCCTGAGAATGTTGGGAACAAAGATATTGGGACGGAGAAGACTTCAAAAGCTCCGGAAGCAGCGGCCGCAGCCGGCGCCACAGGCGCGGTGGCGGGTGGGGTGTTGGGATGGCTGGTGGGCATTGGCGCCCTGGCGATCCCCGGAGTCGGTCCTTTCATTGCGGCGGGTCCAATCATGGCCGCACTTGCAGGGGTCGGCGCCGGGGCAGCGGTGGGCGGCCTCGGAGGAGCGCTCATCGGTGCCGGCATCCCGGAGTACGAGGTCAAACGTTATGAAGGCCGGGTCAAAGAGGGTGGGATTCTGATGTCCATCCACTGCGATAACGCAGAATGGGTCACCCGTGCCATAGACCTTCTCAAGAAGATGGGTGCGGTCGATATCGCCAGCAGCGGCGAAGCAGGGGCAGACTATGCGCAAACCGAGCGTCCCATCCTGACCGGACCGCAAGTCTAAAGAATTTGGAACACAGCATCCTTTTTGGGGATGTGAAGGCTGCCTTCCGTAAGACCCGCAGGCTGGACCTGTCGAATCAGGCGGTCCAGGTCAGCGGGTCTGCTTTTGTTGGCCAGTAAGTCGCGAAAACCGTCCGCAATCTGCCGGATCTGCTCCGCGCTTTCATGGACAAATTCCAGACGGAAGTGCGCAATCCCGATCCGCTTCCAATTGGCGACATGCGCGGCGCCAGACTGCGCCTCCGCGCCAAAGACCGTATTGCGGCACCCCACGTCGGCAACCAGCGGATGCTCCCGCCCCTGCTCATCGCGCAAGGTCACTTCATGGTGTTCACAAGGCCGGCCGCAATCGAGATAGGAAGTCCCTTCGGAAAGAAAGCGGCAGAATACGCAATGCTCGGTATGGAATACCGGCAGATGCTGGTATGCGACAACTTCGATGCGATTCGCCCCCGCCAGACGGGCCAATTCCACCAATTGCGCGGCATTGAGATCATGCGTCGGCGTGAGGCGGTCGAGCCCCATTTCGAGCAGCATCCGCGCAGAAACCGCATTGGCCGCATTCAAGCTGAAGTCCCCGATCAATCCCTGTACGTGGCGTTGCTGGAGGCGATCGAGCAAGCCTGCGGCACGCACCAGAATCTGGCAATCGAGCTTCACCAGGAAGTCGGCAATCTTCTCCTCGCCCGGCTTCAACACCCGCGGACTCGCCACACGCACCGGCACGCCACTGGCGCGCACATGTTCGACTGCGGGCCGAAGCCCATATAAATCGAGGTAGTCCAACGTAATACTCGCCGGCTGCGCCGCAATGGCGGCCTCGAGTTGCTTCGGGCTCCGGATCAGGAGATGCAATTGCGCTTGCTGCGCAGGCAAAGGCGGCGCCACAGGGGAAACAAAATGATAAGGAGTCACGTGGCGCACCACCGGCTCGTTGGCGAAGGCTTCCAGCTTCTCCACTGCCTCACGCCGCATCTGGTTCAGCATCGAGACGGGAACAAAGGGCTCGC is part of the Bryobacter aggregatus MPL3 genome and encodes:
- a CDS encoding BON domain-containing protein, whose amino-acid sequence is MRRLIAHLAFVAALPLFAQTAQDQSNKKPDVETTRSIRREITKTEGMSIDAKNIKIITKGGVVTLRGRVKSAEEKEKVETIARKDAGANTVNSELEIAK
- a CDS encoding ferritin-like domain-containing protein, whose translation is MAIETIHDLLITEIRDLYSTEQQLVPLLGRMESAACNNQLRLAFAKHRQDTLEQIERLESILQLMNLRHEGNSSLAMNGLILRMKAAIAESMPESVKDLALVAAAQQIEHVEMSAYSSAHILSYTLGLDEVTNLLQENLEQEEQADMILSEISAAILVAAGKPLEV
- a CDS encoding quinol:electron acceptor oxidoreductase subunit ActD, producing MSKNTSVYGIFHTRVGVENAIDQLRAHGFRSADISVLMPENVGNKDIGTEKTSKAPEAAAAAGATGAVAGGVLGWLVGIGALAIPGVGPFIAAGPIMAALAGVGAGAAVGGLGGALIGAGIPEYEVKRYEGRVKEGGILMSIHCDNAEWVTRAIDLLKKMGAVDIASSGEAGADYAQTERPILTGPQV